One Euleptes europaea isolate rEulEur1 chromosome 16, rEulEur1.hap1, whole genome shotgun sequence genomic window, TTATTGCCTCATCATGTGATACTGGAGCGTTTAGTAAGCTCAGATGAATTAAGTGACAAAGCTTTTCTAAACTGTATCTATGGCTAGCTAGTGCATTTTAAATTTAGTGGGGATAGTacaagccccacctaccccaccaaGCAATGCCCACCACGCCTTCCCAGCAAAGTTCTtccttatgaagaagaagaagagtcggtttttatatgccgactttctctacaatttaagggagactcaaaccggctaacaatcgccttcccttcccccccccccaacagacaccctgaaaggtaggtggggctgagagagtgtgactagcccaaggtcatccagctggctttgtgtgtaggagtggggaacaaatccagttccccagattagccactgccgctcatgcggaggagtggggaatcaaacccggttctccagatcagacttcaccgctccatgAGCGTAATAGTGTAATGGAACATCCTCATTCAGAGCcattgggggttactgcacttgtattcccagcgatgtattaagagtttgaaaatgttataaaaaatactgttcgcactttgtttggccgctttagctgtgaagacgtcttccaaccatttataagcagtagtatccaaaaacccttttaaagcgatgttttttataacattttcaagctcttaatacatcgctgggaatacaaagtgcggtaacccccagtatttagttacttcatttgcaccgtgcttttctcctcagtgggcacCTAAAATGGCTTACTGTCATTATcctcttcccccattttatccccgCAACAagcctgtgagttaggttagtcTGAAAACGTGTGACtggctttcatggcagaatggggatttgaacctgggtctcccagatcctagtctgacactctaatcacaaTGTTGgcctctctgtctccccccccctttaattgtATTTGTTAATCTATAAATTAGAGGGGATTTGCCTGCTGATTGCAGTCTCAGTGGATGCTGGATTTAGCGCCAACTGAGGGGTTTTAGATTATGTTTTTACATCTTGAAATCTGTattgttttaatgaatttttagttatttgtgaggtatgttgattttaatgttgttactcgccatgagcctggctttggccagggagggtgggaaatgagtgagtgagtgagtgagtgagtgagtgagtgagtgaatgaatgaatgaatgaatgaatgaatgaatgaatttcaaAAGGCACAGAAATAATCTTTGCATTATGTAGGTTTGCACTGAGCCCATCGCTCAAGAAAAGTGATTTGTGTTATTGTCCTTCTAGGATCTTGCACTAGACCCAGATGTGCGCACAGCACAGCAAAGCAAGTTTTAAAATTGCAGCCAAGGTCCAGAAATTTCTGTTCAGGGGATCTTGCATACGAGAGTAGTCACTGCCCTCTCATTTTGGGGACAGTTagccttttttttgttgttgagcaGAATAATAAAATACGAAGTATAGATAAATACAGCATGCTAGGTTTGGTGGTGTGGGAAATGTGATAGTGAACTAAaggtcaatgctgattctatggctttaggcagatcttgagaggggggcatcttggccatcttctgggcatggaataggggtcaccgGGGATAtggggcgaggtagttgtgaatttcctgcattgtgcagggggttggactagatgaccctggtggtcccttccatctctatgattccatgaaataCATGATTTTGTCTTTGTGGCTATGCTTAAGTTACTAAAAATCAGTGTTGTCTGTTTTCAGGATTTCTTTGGCGTCAGCATGGTGGTCCCCTTATTAAGCCTTCATGTCAAGTCTTTGGGAGCGAGCCCGACGGTGGCAGGAGTGGTAGGTAAGCACATCCTAATGCGTTAATAAGCAAATAAGGAAGGCGAGTCTCTTGTGGCAACAGTCTCTCAACACCACTCAACCAATCTGCACTAGCGAGACGTCCTTCAAAAAATCTTGGTATAAAGACACAACTTGATTCTTAATTTAGCAAAAGTGGACCTTGGAATGTTTGTGTGCCCTACATGGGCCAGGTTTTTAAAAGGCTGTCTGTGCTGTCATAAGTTGTGATTTCAGGAAAGCTGAGCCAATGTGGCAGTCGAAGGACGTGACACTTGGACAGCGAACTTGCTTGGGAGACTTAATAGCGGTTCCCTgagggcagaggttcccaaactgtgctccaaagagcacttggtgctccgcgaaacatctcctagtgctccatgaagtgattgcaaaaaaaaatactgctgtcgtttggtttagtatatgggtgctaggtgaaaattagtgctctgtgacgaatttctctcctgaaaagtgctccatgactcaaaacgtttagGAACCTTTGCCTTAGGATATCAGGGGGCTTGTAACCGACCCCTTGTGATGGCACTTCTCCAAACAGAGTGCCTTCCACCCTCTACCCTCTACACCTATCTCTCTCAGGTTTAgggttacaagtaggtcaggcCATCACGTTTGGTACCCTTCtcatctcttttaaaatatagagagagcCTTGACCATTTCCCCTCGCAGGTCCTCTCTGTTACtcagagacatcagcagacaagcCCTCATTCACTGCGGGAGAGGGGGCTTCAGCTCTGTGCTGTTTTCTCAACCCAAAAAGCCCAGGGGTTGCTTTTTGCCCTGTTGCAGACAGCTTATGCACTGGATGTGACACATGGAGCCCCCTAAAAAGCCCCTATTTCATGTTGGTGAaatgattttggggtgggggagggtgaaGCCCCTTTCCagcatcagccaatcacaaaatcaGATTTTGGGCCTGGAATTAGTTATGTTGCTGCCACCCTGGAAAATCCCCATTTTCTCTTCCTGTTTCAttacaaataatatttaaaataatttagcTAGGAGCCTTAGTTTTATTCTCCCCACTGAGGCACCTTCAAGCAAACAGGAAACATTTGAGCACATCTCCTCAATGTGTTTCATATGGTAAAACTTGTATTTCCTGCTCTTCTGAAGTGTTTGCTATGATGCTTCCTTATTTATGTGTGCGTAAATATGTGCTGTACTGATATTGTGTCTTATCACAATCTTTAACAGGCAGATTCAGTTTAACTATGCCATCTGTTGACCAAGTTTGGCATGCAAAGAATAGCTTTTTTAGCAGCTGTTCCACAAAGGCAGAGGTGCCTTGGTCTGGAAGATTGTTTCTTAAGCTTCCTACCCTCGGATTGTCCTTTTCTTATGTGGTCATCTCTGTGCCTGTCAGCTGTGGAATTCCTAGGATTAAAAATTATACTGGGGTGCATCCTGTTTCCCTGGTATTCCTAACAAACTTGCTAAATAATGAGTTTATCCCAAGAAACTTTCTTTAAGGAACTGATCGGACCAGGAGAGGCAACCAAAGGCTACTATCACAGCTTGTGATGGGAGATGCTTGTTCCTCCATGATTGAAAATATGTTGCAAAACTCCTTCGTAGTTAAGTAAGATCATTAATATTTTGCTTTGTATGCATTTTGTACTTCTAGGATCTTTATATGGAGTACTGCAGCTCTTTTCCAGCACCTTGGTGGTAAGTTTGTTCCTGGACCTTTAAAAAGTTGCTGATTGTCAATGACCTGGAATAGACCCATGCAGTGGACAAAGAGTGTTGCATTTGAACACTCTGGGTTGTATCCTATCAATTCTAAGCAAGAGTCTGTCCTCCAGACAAAGACTCCTCAGCTTAGCAGAAGGGTATTGTAGACTTCAAGCCTGGAGTCATAGATTCAAGTTTTGCTTAGTTTCTTTGCTTCTTGGGCACCTACCTCCTATGACCACTGCATGTTTGTTATATAGGATACTGTGTAGGCTGAAAAGTACTGTGGAAGAGATACTGTGATGCCAACATCAACTATAATGGGCAGTTTGGAGCTGGATAAGCATAGAAGGCAAGATCAgaaaaggcctccccccccccttttcttctttctttaaatTGACCCATCTGCCACAAATGTTTGTGAAACCGCCATTATGTTCAAAAATCATGAGTGAAAACAATATAGTTTATAATATAGGGAATTGACTAACATCAGGTAACTGCTGTATAATTTATAATATAACATCAGGTAACTGCTGtataatttatttgaaaggataTTAGTTACATCACCATAAGTATTtataatcatgtgtgtgtgttaagtgccgtcaagtcgtttccgaatcatggcgaccctatgaatgaaagtcctccaaaatgtcctatctttgacagccttgctcagatcttgcaaattgaaggctgtggcttcctttattgagccaatccatctctttatAATCATACTGAGAGCTTATAATCATACTGAGAGCTTATATGTTTATAAACATACTGAGAGCTTATAAAGAAatacttatatatatttttccttttcattatCTCAACACCTTTCTGTACATACTGCCAACTTCACTTGTTCAGCCAGATAACACACAGCATTTTCAGCTGTTCTAACTGCATACATTGTTAATCAGTTCTATTTCCATTTTTCTTATAAAACCAAAGTAACATCTTAGGAAATAAAGACATTTTCACAATATTAATCCTATCAAAAAGTGAAATAGTTTTGATTATACTGcaatttttgctttatttttagaAATCATCATAGGAAAAACTGAATGTATAAAACATTATTATCCTTAGATAAATCAAGTCCTAGCTCAGAATGAACATAGCTTCAGAAACAAGCTACTTACAATACGTAGTTGTATCTTTATCTGTTGTATAGAAATGATTGACAAATATTGGGCTACACTAAAATTATCATCGCAGAATACAAATGAAGATGGCTGATAACTTATTTCAGTTGTATATGTTCTCATATATTTAAAGGGAATCAATATGTAGACTATGTGAACTACTTATGGTAGACACATCTGTGATGAAAACACTTTTTCTGTTTTGTCCAGGGATATTGGAGTGATGTAGTAGGAAGACCCTATTGCCTACTTTCCTGCATTTTCTTCAGTGCAATCGGTTATTTTGTCCTTGGCATGTCCACCAATGTGTTTTTATTTGCTGTTGCCCGGATTATTGTTGGTAAGTAGCTGCTTGGCTATTTATGTCCATCTTTAGGTTGACAATAGGAATCATAAATCATttccagtgcattcctaaggagagttactccagtctaagcccattcatttcagtgggcttagactggagtaactctccttaggaatgtactgctCATTGTATAGATGAGAGAAGAAGAAATCATGAATCACTAAATGCAGTAGAAGTAATCTGGCAAAAGTTAAGCACTTTTTAGTTCCATTTTCTCAATGGGGAAGCAATATTTCTTCTTCTAAGgttcaacttggaaggctttaaggggagtggatatgttcatgaaggaaagggctatccatggctactagtcaaaatgaatgctagtcatgatgcatacctattctccccaggatcagagcagaatgcctgttatattaggtactgtggaacacaggcaggatgctgctgcagtcgtcttgtttgtgggcttcctagaggcacctgcttggccactgtgtgaacagagcactggacttgatgggccttggtctgatccagcatggcgtttcttatgttcttatataccaTATATATCTTTGAAAATGGCCTCTGCTTATATTGCTTATCTCTGCAGTCTGTGCTCTGTAATATGGACTTGATAGTTTGTGGCTGTATTActtttaaaacttttcttgttaACTTGTAGggatttttaaacacacacactctgTTTCAAAAGTTCTCATTTCTGACTTGGTTTCCGAGAGACAGCGCCTTCTCGTCATAGGACGCTTCAACTCAGCCTCCAATTTTGGATTCATTCTGGGACCAGTGGTTGGAGGCTACCTTACTGAGCTAGAGGGTGGCTTTTACCTGACAGCCTTCATCTGTGGTTCAATTTTCATCTTGAATGCTGGTACGTTGTTTGAATTATTGCACTCAGTAGCTACTGGAAGCTGATAGTCATTTATAATCCttgtaattgttgtttttaatggagaATAAAGTTGTTTGAGTAATGCAGATGTTTGAGATGGGTTGCATGCTGGATACATGCTGATGTGAAGCCACTGCCCTAGGCATGTGTTAAGCACATTGCTGGTGGCTGCTCAGAGTTGTTTGCAACCACATCGTTCATTGTACAATGCCAGTGACTCAGCTTAAAAATAGAAGATGACTCTGATTAGGACAGGGCTATTCTTTGACTGCCCAGAATAATTTCTCTGGTGCTCTGAAGTACCTTTTATCTATGAATTGGTGTTGCTGAATGTCTTAAGAGAAGACATGTTGATTGGCATACTCCATCCCTCACAAATCTCTTAGAGCCATTTTGTACTTTATGCAACACTTGTCTGGTCCACAACTATACTACTTGTCCATTGCATGTTCAGAAGAGATATACCCGTTGTACACTCTTCACATTCTCATTGCAGTGTTGGTTTGTCTATGGCAAGCAAACACAAGTTTTTTGTACAGTGGGAAGAGGGCTTTAGCTTCCAGTGTTCTACATTTTGGAAACAGTTTGAATAAAAGGGTGCAAGCCTCAACCGTGTTTCGTTAACCATTTTTGATGTTTCAATATTTCATCTGTGTGACTTTAGAGTTACCAGAATAACAGCCCCTTCCTGGGAATGGGGCCGAAACTccataggaggtggcgtgacctcgccgtcggcataaatgcgtgtaatcatgtgattacacACATTCACGCCGccggcaaggccagtcccactGGCGGCTGAGCGACGTGGATTTGCACCTCCCCCCCTCCGTGGCACCGGCAACGGCGTGGAaaggctgcgcctcttccccaccgtccccgtacgcctcagctcaggaatgggctgttagtgtctcCGTTTtcgttgggggaattagcatggAGACAAAGCTTTGCAAGAgttgggtaaccaggatctttgcAGCCTTTTTATACGGGGATAATAAATggggttttattataaaatagttTCAACCACTCAGTATAAACATACACGCAATTCACACAAGAGCTAAAGAAAGTAAAAGGTGGAAGGGTTGGATTCTAGAGTATCGGTTTGGGTGATAATTACCAATCTTGAAGAGTGACATCCGAGTGAAAGCTGTAGAGGGGGAAATGAACCAGCATCTCCGGAAAGCGAGAGATCTTACACTCAAGTAAGGGGTGAGTGTTGGAtccaaaatcacacacacactatgaatgccaTGATGGCTAATATTTATACCTCTAAATGAGTCCTGGGGCAATATGAGGAAACTGGCAAAGAAAGGTTTACCAGGGGCAAAGAACTTGATTGCTCCTCCAGAGTCCGAAGAAAAAGAGCGGAGAGGCTTAATGTCTCTCAAAGAAGAAGAGTATGTCTGTATGATTGCTTAATTGCTGGCAATTGCTTGGTATAGATATTAGAATGTGAAGGAATGTCTGAGGAGTTTCTTAGGATGGGTGTGAGTCAGACCAGAGATGTTTGATTCAGTCTCCTCTGAATGCCTGATTACTAGCTTGAGGGGATCAGATATGTGGAGAATAGCTAGGCTTGAATGGATTTTCTTGAATGGATTCAAGGTCCCTGGAAGATGGGTTCATCTCAGCGGAACAGTGCCCTTCTCTTGTGCCAGCCTTAGTCCCTCATGCACTAATGGTGCCCCAGGTAGCTGGAGCAGTCCGACCACTAATATTAGATCTCTTCTAGCACAGATAAAAAAGTTAGGTTGTATTTTTTCTAGCACTGCTTCCATAAGTTTGTATTAAAATAGTGTAAGCATAATAAACTTTATAAACTAGATTTTATATTATATATGGTAGCTGAGGGGCAGTGACAGTCAACTGAGCATTCTAGATAATCAGGTGCTGGATAACAAAGTGTGTACTGAGTTTTGTATGCCACCTTAGGCAATCTTTCTTAGAAAGCAGTCCAATACATGCTTGTAAAATAATTGGATAACGTTTCAGTAAAGGATTGGCATAGTCACATCATGGCTAAAAATTCTGTTTCCTTTTAATGCAATTTCAGGCCTTACAAGTTAGGTGACTATCCGCAGTGGAGAATACCATTTTGAATGACTCACATTTGCTTCATTCTGCTCCCTTGAACCAacccttttctttcttcattttactttaaaaaaaaacgtgtGAATGTTATCATCTCTCATTTGCACAACTGCATAAAGACTGGACACCGTCCCTAAATTTGTGCCATTTCCCTTCACAGGCCTTTGCTGGATGATGCTATCTGATGAAGAAAACATGCCTGGTAAGGGATGGATCAGTAGCAACAAGGCAAGGCCCTCAGCAGAAGCAGAACAAATCCTGCAGATTCAACCTGTGTCTTATGAAGCTGTAAAGTGTAATATTCTTACCAGATCGTCTTGGGCTGGGTTTGTATCGATGCCGAAGAATCTTAGCAACATTGCAAGTTCTGATCTGTGGGATATTTTTCTTGTACGACTACTGATGTCTATTGCAGTAATGCTGTATCACAGCAACTTTGTCTTGGCACTTGAAGAAAGGTTTGGGATGAAGCCTAAACTCACTGGCTACCTCATAAGCTACAGCAGCACGCTTGGAGTAGCTGCAGGCTTTCTGCTTGGACCAATCGCAAGACTATATCAGCACAATAACTATGCCATTTTATTAAGATCCACCATCCTCACTAGTTTGCTGTTAACGCTGTATTCTTCATCAGCCAGTATATGGACAGTGATCTTGTCCTCCACAATTCTAGCGTTTTCTACCACTGTCGGGCGTACTTGCATTACTGATCTAGAGTTGACTCTGGGCGGAAACCAGGCCAGTGGCATGCTCATAGGCATTGGCCAATCTGTGTCAGCTGTGGGCCGCACAGTTGCCCCTCTTCTCTCAGGAATTGCCCAGGAGTTCAGTCCATGTGGCCCCCCCAGTCTCGGAGCTGTGTTGGGGTTTGTTGCTGTTCTGATCATGTTTTTTAATCAACCACGATACTGTAGCAATAGGGATTCCAAACTGAAAGCTGCGTAGTGGGCCGTTTGTTGCAGACTTGAATGAATAGCCAAGCAGTTGAGATAAATGAGAATATGGTATCAGACATCTGAAACACTGAAGTTCCAATTAATTCTTCAGGAAGTATGTTGCCAAGTCATGTAGATCCAGTTATTTCTTGACCCGTCGCCTGGACAGTACTGCAGTGAGACTCACACAGCTAAAGATTGCTACAGCCTCTAGTGCGAACAGAAGGTGGTGctgtagcattttttttaaagacagagtgacagtcaaattcaaatttattaatacggttgactgaccacttgccaacacatcaaaaattccagactcagtagttttgcaccgcagaatcacagacatataaaggtataagatcaataaaagcaacccctggttaaaattatcatcttaaaactgataaaattgtaaaatactcttacaatcattttctaataaagttctgcgtattttaatagcaaccacgcagaacttggcagtttggagcataagctgagggtcttctaataggagcttctttgccaaaagctcaactgactcttcagggaatttaccaagtaggggggaaataagctttgatctaacttcgtggtagaatgggccaGAGTGACAGTCTGCAGCTCCTGTCTCCAAATGTTTGATACTACGGGTCGTTAAAGAGTTATTACAGTTGTGCAATACCAATATACCTGACATTGGAGAATAGAGCTCATGAGACGAGCCTCTGATTTGGAGATAAAATGAGATTTCAAAATACATGGTAGGTCCTGAAGAGGCGCAGTCAGTTGCTGGAATGGATGCAGGATGAGACGGAGGCCTTCCCACAGTGCTGAGGTCATTGCACATActgcaagtggcacagataccTGGCTATATACAATTCGTGCACGTTTTCTTCACTAGTGCTTTCATCCTTGCTCTGGGACCATGTTAGCATTGCATGTTGTGCTGGATTCTTCCTGGGGTACAGCAGCCCAGGAGGTCACAAAGCCAGAGCTGAAATACACAGGAAGATTTGCTGGGCATTCCAGGGAGGTTCTCACACCTGCCTCTTTACTTCCTTTTACTTGGTTTTTGATGGTTGATTGTTCTTTCCAATGGTGCAAAGTGCCATGTCCCAAAAGGTGTCCCTTGTGCTTGCAATGGAGAAACAGAGCAAGGAAGAGGATTGTCCTCCCACAGCAACAGAGAAACTTGGGAAGGTTTGTGGCTGGagcaccctccctccctcgactacagccaacacacacacacacacacactttcaggaGAGTTCAGTTAGCTCCGTTTTTCAAGGTGGTTAAGTGCCATTCATGTGGCAAACAGAAACAAGGGTATTCTGTTTTGAAGTATTATAGCATAATATGATAGCATATTATGCTTGAAGTATAGCATAATACGATGTCCCTGCTATTGGAGTGAAAATTAGGGAGATTataaatttgataataataaCTAGCACAAAGTTCAGAGTAGCAAACCTTTCGCCAGTGCTGATCTACTTTTCTTGTTTTTCCCAAAGCAAACTGAGCTTTTAAAAATAGGTGTATACAGGCTTCAGGAAAATCACAGTTCTTATATCACAGATCATCTTGTTGGTTTAATCAGCTGCATTTGGAATGCAATAAAATTTAAGTTTGGACTGTTGTCCAGTTTTAACATGGCTTTAGCACAGGACGGCCCAACTGCAACTGCACTGAATGCAGGCAACCAACTTATTATACCTGCAAGGAATACGTCAACGCATCCCTGAATCCCTGAAGTCCAAGGCAAACAGCAAGACCTGGAGGATGGCTGAGCGCTTGGTAGGCTGTTTCAGCTTGGTAGATCCCACTCTGATCACGCCTGCTTGAACATTTAACTAAACTAAAAAGATAGTGCTATATAAAATGAATGTTACATTTACGAAATGGGCAAGATATGACTAGGTCACAGATCTTTTAAGTCACTTTTGTAATTCTAAGCACACTGGATTGAATCCAGTAGAaaactgacagcgcattcctgtgATGCCCCGGTGGCCATgccgaaaggccttaggaggccggcaACGGCACacgccggcacaagggcccacaccaCCAGTGCCCAGAAGGCGCACGCCAGCGTGAGCGGCCCCAGCACCGGTGTGCAGGCCCGGATGCCAATCCCCGGATGCCGCCGTAGCAGCTCTGGGCCCGGAAGCCGccggagtccccccccccccggcatccgGACACCAGCACAGGCCGTGGCGGCGAGCCGGGA contains:
- the MFSD9 gene encoding major facilitator superfamily domain-containing protein 9 encodes the protein MVVPLLSLHVKSLGASPTVAGVVGSLYGVLQLFSSTLVGYWSDVVGRPYCLLSCIFFSAIGYFVLGMSTNVFLFAVARIIVGIFKHTHSVSKVLISDLVSERQRLLVIGRFNSASNFGFILGPVVGGYLTELEGGFYLTAFICGSIFILNAGLCWMMLSDEENMPGKGWISSNKARPSAEAEQILQIQPVSYEAVKCNILTRSSWAGFVSMPKNLSNIASSDLWDIFLVRLLMSIAVMLYHSNFVLALEERFGMKPKLTGYLISYSSTLGVAAGFLLGPIARLYQHNNYAILLRSTILTSLLLTLYSSSASIWTVILSSTILAFSTTVGRTCITDLELTLGGNQASGMLIGIGQSVSAVGRTVAPLLSGIAQEFSPCGPPSLGAVLGFVAVLIMFFNQPRYCSNRDSKLKAA